agaggacgagatggttggacagtgttctcgaagctacgaacatgagtttgaccaaactgcgggaggcagtgcaagacaggagtgcctggcgtgctatggttcatggggtcacgaagagtcggacacgactaaacaactaaacaacaacaaaagctgagTTCTAAGCTAGTCCCCCAGATGTTCCCCTGGTGCCTCCTGTAATAGATTCACCCAagtatggaagatttattacaccctggattaaaAAGAGTTAATCCATCTCCAATTTCAAAAGAGGAGGGGACAGCCGTTTGGAGAGGGTGAGGGGTGTGTGGGgacaaaggagggaaggagaagggtgtgaagtgaggttagtggtggtttaggttaggcttaggttaACTTGGAGTTAAAGTTTGACAGAGTTAGTGTACAACTGTAACTAAGTTTGCAACCTTATGAATcgttaagaaaaaaagcactatgttctcaagaaaataaaattcatatttGTTGTGCCAGGGAGAATTGTCTCAGTTGTTCCAGCAGCGtatcaaaactcacagaggtggagactcagaagagggcaaaacttacctcagggaaaagggggatagtatgtgtcctagagtcacacaaaaGGGGCAAtagggtgaaaacctagagtgccataAATTTCCGAAGGTGAAAAGGcaaactgatacagtggggatcctaGCTGAGTGGGGGGACCCTTTACTGTAAGTAAGAGGTTGGTCATTTAAGTAGCCCTGAGTTTttatgagatcaggccacgaaagctggaattagactctcattactaagaagcccagaagtagtgaggggtttattttaaggcgaaaGGAGTTGAGTGGGGGATTGCTCCACCCCCTGAACCCCTTCGCCTCATAATTTATTGACAGCATCGGAGTTTCGTCGCACCTCCTTCCtgaagcccaggaagcttctgccccgATTTGGGAGTTAGGCGTGAGGCTCCGATGGGTCCAAGATCCATCCTCCTGTCTTCGCAAAGCTTATCTGGCTtttggaaggaggtgggagggttccagcatcctgtcagacCCCTGGCCCCTCCTTCGCAAAGCCCGGGAAACTTatgcccagcttagggaaggaggtgcAAAACTCACGTGTGCAACGTCAGGAGATCACAATGTCACATTCATGACATTATCCCCTCACAAGCTAGCGCTTCTggtcctaactgttcccctatgaaaaatttaaCAGCATGCCACTGGAGCAGGCCCACCCACATGTCACCCAGTGATGGGACACTAATAAACCTATCCATGTAATATATCACCTCCCAGGCAAGGCTCTACAATATTTCAGCTTTTCAGAACAAATCTGGAAACAGTGCCATACAAATGTTAAAGATTCAATAGCTTCTGCAATGCAGTCTGGATCTCTTTGTTTCTGAAGCTATAGATGAAAGGATTTAATAAAGAAGGAAGTATAGCATATATCACAGCAAGGACTAGATCCAGGTCAGGTGAGATATTACTGTGTGGTGTTGCATAAATAAAGATTGCAGAAAACATGTACAGAGAGAAAACAAGGAGGTGGGGCAAGCAAGTGGAGAGAGCCTTATGCTGTCCCTGTTTGGAAGGGATTTTGAGGACTGTAGTGAAGATCCACACGTAAGttttaataatgaaaatgaaGCATCCCAATCCTGTGATATAACTACATACAAGAAATCCAACTTCAACGAGGTATAAGTCAGAGCAAGACAATTTCATTAATTTGGGGATTTCACAGAAGAATTGATCAACAATATTGGAACAGAAGTTCATTGAAAATGTGCCAGTAGTGTGTAGCACAGCATAGAGAATACTGGTGATCCATCCAATGGTTATTATCTGAATGCAGGCCCCTTTGTTCATGATTAGTTCGTATTGCAGTGGATTGCAAATGGCAACATATCGGTCATGTGCCATTATTGTTAAGATAGCAAAATCAAAGCATTCAAAgactaaaaagaagaaaatttgaGAGACACATTCAAAATAGGAAATGTGGTTGCTGTTCATGAGTAAGTTAAACATTGATTTGGGTAGAGTGACAGAAACTGAGCCAATATCAGAAATGGCCAAGTTCATTAGGAAGAAGTACATTGGTATATGCAGATGATGGTCAAGAGCTATCACAACAATGATCAAAAGATTCCCTGTTATGATTATTAAGTATAATGCTAGGAACAGAAAGGCGTGTAAGACCTGCAGCTCTCTGACCTGAGAAAATTCCAGAAGCAGGAATCCAGAAGTGGAGGTCAGATTAGACATTCTGTGTGTGAAAATAATTGTgtgttacgagagagagagagagagagagagagagagagagagagagagagagaaggacagggatgcgggtggcgctgtgggttaaaccacagagcctagggcttgctgatcagaaggtcggcagttcgaatccccgcgacggagtgagctcccgttgctcggtcccagctcctgccaacctaacagttcgaaagcacgtcaaagtgcaagtagataaataggtaacgctctgacgggaaggtaaacggcgtttccgtgtgctgctctggttcgccagaagcggctttgtcatgctggccacatgacctggaagctgtacaccggctccctcggccaataacgcgagatgagcgccgcaaccccagagtcaatcacgactggacctaatggtcaggggtccctttacctttacctgtaagagagagagagagagagagagagagagagagagagagagagagagagagagagacccataaGAATACTAGAAGTGATTCTCCATTCATTTAATGATTGTAATGCAGAGCAATTAAAGTCATGCTGATTAATATAATGGAAAGTGCTACAATCCACTGGTAAGATACACATTCTATGAAGGGAGAAGAGTGTGATATCATTTGACCAGCATTACTATTTTTCCTTCATTAAGTGCTACTCCCTTACCTGCTCTTTGAAAGCATCAtttcttcacacacaaacaccttggATGGTTGAGCTATATACATCATGGAAATGTTTGCCATGTTATTATCCAGAATAGCAGTGCTTCATTCACCTGCCCTGCTTCCAATGTAATATATGTCATCAGGTGCCGGTCATACCCTTCTGAATTCTACATTGGACAAACAGCCCAGTCTCTGCACAGAATAATAAATGGGCTTCAAAGGCTGAATATAACATGAAAACTCTGTACTACATTCCAGCAGGAGTTTTGGTGACTGAATTGAAACAGTGGATTTTTAACATCCTGCATGTCTTAAACAGATTATCATTTCAGGAGGTTTGTTTATTAGCAACTGTTCTGTGAATTGCCACCATTATAATATAAATTTCATTATCTGCACTTATTGCATTTCATATTCTATTAACCTCACTGTTTGCAATCCTTCCCCCCACAAAAAGATATGCCACaacaaatttgttagtctttcaggtgccacaagaaTGGTGATTTTGCTTGAAAATGTGAAGATAAAATGTGCCTATTGAGTCTCTTATATACTATATGTTTGATTGTGCACTAACCACAAATATAAGCCACTACCATATTTAGATATGGCTATAAGCAAATGCTAGGAGGGGAAATAGGATAATAGGAATAAGAATGAGAAGAAAGGGGGATGAGAAAACATTTACTTACTCTTCCTCAAAAGTATCATCTACAGAAGATGCATTTTCTCTCCCAGCTGctttttcatcaaagaaatgtttgcCTTTGTCTGCTCACTGTTCATTGTTTATTTGAAATGGCGTCTTATGTGTGTCTGTCAATGTGTCTCTAATGGGGTCTTCATTTTGGTTGTGGGATGGGATTTATGTTTTTGTTTGCGTTGCTTTCTTGGAGACATGTTCCCAGGAGTCTTGTACAGCTGATCTGAAAAGTATGCTGAGACTTTTTTCTTGACctgattttgttatttgtttcccTAACAGATTTAGATAGATAATTAGCAGGAGTAACCTCATAAGACCACTCACTGGAGCAAGATCAATGTcaatcattatttttaatttatttattggtgtccAGGTTTAGGCTTGGAGTTCTGGCATGTGAACAGCTGCTATATCAGCTTGGAACTTTTCTGTATTAAGGAGGACATATTAAAGTTAAGTTATCCCAACAAAAAGAGGGATTTCTCAGAGGCCCATTGTGTGGAGAACCAAAGGGTGCAAATGTCCTGGAAGGCCTCTAAACACCATATTAGGAGTAAAGATAACCATAGGACTAACTAATTGAAGTTGTAAATTAGATCATATATGCTTATCTGGTTGCTTTGAATTCTTAGTTTTGGATGAGTTGGTTGGGAGAGTTTAGACTTTTCATGCTGGTTGCCTGGCAGTGACACCCTTATATAAgagactagctgacccggccacgtgttgctgtggttctttcctgtgatccccccccctgtcccgatccatgacgtatcctgcccctcctccctccaccccggctcatccctgtgtttcggtaggatacccttccctctgttgtccctggggagtgttggcccctacccccggtatcttcctacattggcccccagccttggagaaggagctgtcagtttctgggttccatttcccagtatttacttttgtctgagccctctgttgtcccctcccccctgtatctccatacattggcccctgcgcatgcatcATGAACATtcctatatatttagattaaggatcggggggtgatgatgtgccctgggacccagagaactacttaaagaatcccaacctgggggggggtcaaatagtgaagccccatagccccgtagcaacagacaggcctagacagaaggaggggggtcatatgggccacttgggggcctctgaatctaaagggggcctcggtcagcatattcacaatcattaaaatgaaaaaagtaacaaaagggttaaaaacagggccacattatctacctggcccgggccctgtAACGGGCCCTgtaacagaaggcgcgttctgaagcacccgagttgttcagttccataaaaaacccaggaagtggcaaggggaaggtagggaattgtaaatggggtagggggtggccactgcaaatatctggggagagaaagtgcatggtttttgttttgctttttaaagacacagaggcttacaatcagttgtttctcctaaaataagacatacccataaaataagccatagcaggatttctaagcatttgcgcaacataagccataccccgaaaacaagacatagtgataggcgcagttctggagggtcccaaggaagaggcaaggctggacacgtaataaaaaaataagacatcct
The window above is part of the Zootoca vivipara chromosome 13, rZooViv1.1, whole genome shotgun sequence genome. Proteins encoded here:
- the LOC118077439 gene encoding olfactory receptor 14A16-like, producing MSNLTSTSGFLLLEFSQVRELQVLHAFLFLALYLIIITGNLLIIVVIALDHHLHIPMYFFLMNLAISDIGSVSVTLPKSMFNLLMNSNHISYFECVSQIFFFLVFECFDFAILTIMAHDRYVAICNPLQYELIMNKGACIQIITIGWITSILYAVLHTTGTFSMNFCSNIVDQFFCEIPKLMKLSCSDLYLVEVGFLVCSYITGLGCFIFIIKTYVWIFTTVLKIPSKQGQHKALSTCLPHLLVFSLYMFSAIFIYATPHSNISPDLDLVLAVIYAILPSLLNPFIYSFRNKEIQTALQKLLNL